A region of the Nocardia asteroides genome:
CCGGTCGGCGGCGCCGGCTCCGCGCGGATGTCTCGCGACGGCGTGCCCGGCAATGGCCCGACACCGGCGCCGGACGGGGAAACCCGTGCGCTCGCTGTCTGGACGCGGAGTCGAGTGCGGATCGGATCGTGGTGATCCGAGGACAAGCTAAGGAGATTCGATGCCCAAGGGTGTTCCGGAGACCGTTCCCGACGACGGGCTGACCACGCGGCAGCGGCGCAATCAGCCGGTGCTCGCGGTGCACACCGGGCCGGGTAAAGGCAAGTCGACCGCGGCGTTCGGGATGGCGTTGCGGGCCTGGAACCAAGGCTTCGACGTCGCGGTGTTCCAGTTCGTGAAAAGCGCCAAGTGGAAAGTGGGGGAGGAGGCGGCCTTCCGTGCCCTCGGCACGCTGCACGAGCAGACCGGAGCGGGCGGGCCGGTCGAGTGGCACAAGATGGGCGAGGGCTGGTCCTGGACCCGCAAGCAGGGCGACGAGTCCGACCATGCAGCGGCCGCCCTGGCCGGTTGGCAGGAGATCGCCCGCCGCCTGCGGGCTCAGCAGCACCGCTTCTACGTCCTCGACGAATTCACCTATCCCCTGAAATGGGGCTGGGTGGACGTCACCGAAGTCGTCGACACCCTCCGCGACCGCCCCGGCAACCAGCACGTCGTCATCACCGGCCGCGACGCCCCGCAACCACTGCTCGAAGCCGCCGACCTGGTAACGGAAATGACCAAACTCAAACACCCCATGGACGCGGGCCGCAAAGGCCAGCGAGGCATCGAATGGTAGCCGTCCCACCCTCCCCGCCGAGTGGCACATCGCCGGGGCGAGTCGCCGGATGCCGCCACGGTGGAGTGCCACTCGCGCAGCGGGGGCGGGGATGAGGGCCGTGGTGGTGGCGGCGCCGGCGTCGGGGAGCGGGAAGACGACCGTTGCGACCGGGTTGGTGGGGGCGCTGCGGCGGGTGGGGCATCGGGTGGCGCCGTTCAAAGTGGGGCCGGATTACATCGATCCGGGGTATCACGGGTTGGCGGCGGGGCGGCCGGGGAGAAACCTGGATCCGGTGTTGGTGGATGCGGATCGTGTCGCCCCGCTGTACCGGCACGGCGCGCGGGGATGCGATCTGGCGGTGGTCGAGGGCGTGATGGGGCTGTTCGACGGCCGGATCGATGAGCGGTACTCCGGCCCGGCGGCCGAGGGATCGACGGCGCAGGTCGCGGGCCTGCTCGGCGCCCCGGTGGTGCTGGTGGTGGACGCGCGCGGCCACAGCCAGAGCCTGGCGGCGCTGTTGCACGGATTCGCCACCTTCGACAGCGGCGTCCGGCTGGGTGGGGTGATCTTGAACCGGGTCGGCAGCGAGCGGCACGACCAGGTGCTGCGCGCGGCCTGCGATCGGGTCGGGCTGCCGGTGCTCGGGTCGCTGCCGCGCCTGGCCGAACTGGAGGTCCCCTCCCGGCATCTGGGCCTGATTCCGGCCGTGGAACACGGTTCGGCCGCGACGGCGGCGGTGGCGGCGATGACCGACCTGGTCGCCGCGCACGTGGACCTGTCCGCCATCGCGGCACTCGCTCGCTCGTCGGTCACCGGGCCCGCGTGGGATCCCGCCACCGCCGTGCGTGGTCCGGAAGGCAGCCACGATGCATCCACCGGGCCGCTCCTCGCTGATTCGGATACGCGCGTCGCGACGCTCCTCGGCGGTGACTCGTGCGGGACCGCCGGGACGCTGCCTGGCGGTGCGTCACGGCCCGCCGACGAAAGCGTTCGTGATCCGCTCGCCGGGCGGGACGGGCCCCTGATCGCCATGGCCGGTGGCCCGGCCTTCACGTTCGGTTATGCCGAACATCGTGAGCTGCTGGTGGCGGCGGGAGCGCACGTGGCGGTGTTCGATCCGCTGCACGACGAATTGCCCACCGGCGCCGCCGGACTGGTGCTTCCGGGCGGTTTTCCCGAGGAGCACGCCGCGGAGCTGGCCGCGAACTCCGGTCTGCTGCGGGGGGTGGCCGACGCCGTCCGGCACGGCATGCCGGTGCACGCCGAATGCGCCGGACTGTTGTATCTGACCCGGTCGCTGGACGGGCACCCGATGGCCGGGGTGGTGGACGCCGACGCCGCGTTCGGGCCGCGCCTGACACTCGGTTACCGGGACGCCGTCGCGTTGGCCGACTCGCCGTTGTGGCGGGCAGGGGAACGCGTTCGTGGACATGAATTCCACCGCACGCGACTGGTCTCCGAGCCGCCACGGGATCCGGCGTGGGGCTGGCGCGGCGCGACGGGAGAGCCTGCGCGGGAAGGGGCGCTGGTCCGGAATGTGCACGCGTCATATCTGCATACGCACCCGGCCGGATATCCCGAAGCGGTAGCTCGATTCGTCACCGCCGCCGCGGAATTCGCGAGTTCTCGTGCTCTCGGCTGAGTTCGTCGTCGGCATCGGGTTGCGGCCGCGCACACCGGCCGGCACGATCCGTGCCGCATTGCGCGAGGCGGCGGGCGATCACCGGATCGCGTGTCTGGCCACGCTCGCTCAGCGCGGCGCCGAGCCCGGCTTGCGCGCGGTCGCCGCCGAGCTGGGGGTACCGCTGCGGTCTTATTCCGCCGCTGAACTGTCCGCGGTCGTCGTGCCCAATCCAGGAAGCCGGACGCGCTCGGCCGTGGGGACGGCGAGTGTCGCCGAAGCCGCTGCCCTGCTGGCTTCTGACGGTGGGCCGCTGGTGCTGCCCAAACGCGTTGTGCGGGGCGTGGTGCTGGCGGCGGCGCTGCACCACGGATAGATCTTACGATCGACCGGGAACAACCACCGAAGTCACAGCGCGGCGGACGCCGGTGGTTCAGGGTGCGACCGAGCCCCAGTCGGCGAAGCCGGTGGGGTCGTGGCGGCCGATGCTGGCGTGTTCGAACAGGCCCCAGCCCTCCGCGTCGCCGCAGCGGGCGTGGGCGACGTGGTCGATCACGCCGAAGGGGGTGCGGGCGGCCACCGCCGGGTCGGTGAGGTCGTAGCGGCTGGAGGAGGACCAGTCCCGGCCTTTCCACTGGCCGTGCTGCCAGTCGGGATCGCCGCCGTAGCCGCAGCCCACGTGCAGCGGGACGCCGGTGCCGGTGGTGATCTCGATCTCGATGGGCTTGCCGTCGGGCGTGGTCAGCTCCAATCGCGCACCGACGGGAATTCTTGTGCCCGGACGATAGTCGATCGAGATGCGGGGCCAGCCGAGCTGCTCGGTGCGTCCGTCGGGCCAGACCCGGGTCGCGTCGTTGAGTGTGCGCGTGCCGTCCGGCTCCTCCTGCACGATGACCACGACGGCGAAGTCCTCGAACCGCAGCGGCGCGTACAGCCACCAGAAGCCGCCCGCGGGTTCGGCGGCCGCGCGTCCGGGCGGCTCGGTCTCGCCGACCGGGCGGATGCCCCACGAACGGTCTCTCGTTCCGGTCCACACCGCCCGGTCGACCGGTATGTCGTCGCCGTCCACGTGCAGTGTGCCCGCCCAGGAGCCGACCTGCGCGAACCGGGACGCGTCGATGATCGGGCGGTTGCCGGAGAGGATCAGATGCGGTTGTTCCTGAACCGCGGGAAATGCGCCGGTCCAGGTGAGATCGAAGCCGAGATCGTCGTGGTCGCAGACCACGCGGATGCGCCGCAGCGGCTCGAGCACCTCGACGCGGTAGCCGCCGACGCGCTGGTCGAGGCTCCGGTCGCCGAGCGCGTCGGAGAACCGCACCGCCCGCAGCGCGTCACCGCGGCGGACGGCGGCGTAGGCGTCGGTCACGCCGAGGTTGGGATACACGCCGAAACCGGTGATCAGCAGGGTGCCGCCGGCACGGTCGTGGGCGTTGAAGTAGCTGCGGTCGTAGAAATTCCGATCGCTGGAGGCCACCCGCGCCAGCGAGAGCGGGGTCTGGTGGATGGGGTACTCGTCCAAAGGCACAGGCATGGTCAGTCCCATTCGTAGGTTCCGTCGAGCAACGCTTCCAGAGCGGCCCGGTGCATGACGTAGTCGTCGCGGTCGGGAGTGTCGCTGTCCTCGCCGAAGTGGATCATCCTGCGCTTCACCCGCGCCATCACGATCGCGTGCCGCAACGCGGCGTAGACGAGGTAGAAATCGAGATCACGCACCGTGTGCCCGGTCAACCCCTCGTATCTCGACACCACGTCGTCGCGGCGGAGGAAGTCGGGGAGCCCGGGCTGTCCGAAGCGGGTGGCCAGATCCTGGAAGAACCGGTGGATGAAGATCACCCAGCCCAGGTCCAGTTCGCGCGGCGCCAGCGCGGCCATCTCCCAGTCCAGCACCGCCACGGGCTCGAATTCGCGGTAGATGATGTTGCCCGGCCGGGCGTCGCCCCAGCTGAGCACGTCCGGGCCGGGGTCCGCGGGCCAGTGCTCGTCGAGCCAGGCGAAACTCCGCTCGATCAGCGGGATCGCGAATCCGTCGTCCGCGAGCCCCCACCGGTACCACGAGCGCTGCGCGGCGACATGCCTGCGCAGCGCGTCGCCCGGCCCGCTCAGCGCGGGGAACAGCGCCGCGGGATCGGGGATGGCGTGGATCTTGGCGATCACCTCGACCGTGTTGTGCGTGAGCCGGAGACGTTCGGCGGGAGTGGCGTCGAACAGCCAGCCGACGAAGACGTACGGCGGGTTGTCCGAGGGCACGCGTCCGTCGACCCGGCGCATCACGAAGAACGGAGCGCCGAGCGGTTCGTCGTCGTTCTCCAGCCAGCAGAGGCCGGGCACCGGCACGTCGGTCGCCGCGGCCACGCCCGCCATCACCTGGTACTGCGTGGGCAGGTCGTAGGTCTGGAACACCGGAAACGATCCCGCGTCGGGCGCCATACGCGCGACGAACGACCCACGCTCCGGCCGCGCCGCGGCGCTCCATTCGGCGTCGAACAGGATGGTCGTGCTGGACATGCCGCCGGACTGCGGACGTGACAACCCGGAGATGCGCGGCAGGTCGTCCGCGGAGACCTTCGTGTCCAGCCAGCGCGCCAAGTCGCCGGCCAGCGTGTCCAGGTCGCGTTCGCTGACGGTCAGTTGCTGTCGCTGCGCCGGGTCCGGATCGTCGGTCATGGTGTCCTCCTGACACGTGCGGCCCGGGTGCACCGTCCCGCGATGCGCCGGGATACGCGACTGTAACGCGTTCTAGTTATCGGCGGGGCGGAACCGGTGACGAATTCCGGTGCGGCATGGGCGCCGGGCGGTGGGGCAGGCACGTAG
Encoded here:
- the cobO gene encoding cob(I)yrinic acid a,c-diamide adenosyltransferase, yielding MPKGVPETVPDDGLTTRQRRNQPVLAVHTGPGKGKSTAAFGMALRAWNQGFDVAVFQFVKSAKWKVGEEAAFRALGTLHEQTGAGGPVEWHKMGEGWSWTRKQGDESDHAAAALAGWQEIARRLRAQQHRFYVLDEFTYPLKWGWVDVTEVVDTLRDRPGNQHVVITGRDAPQPLLEAADLVTEMTKLKHPMDAGRKGQRGIEW
- a CDS encoding cobalamin biosynthesis protein produces the protein MLSAEFVVGIGLRPRTPAGTIRAALREAAGDHRIACLATLAQRGAEPGLRAVAAELGVPLRSYSAAELSAVVVPNPGSRTRSAVGTASVAEAAALLASDGGPLVLPKRVVRGVVLAAALHHG
- a CDS encoding cobyrinate a,c-diamide synthase → MRAVVVAAPASGSGKTTVATGLVGALRRVGHRVAPFKVGPDYIDPGYHGLAAGRPGRNLDPVLVDADRVAPLYRHGARGCDLAVVEGVMGLFDGRIDERYSGPAAEGSTAQVAGLLGAPVVLVVDARGHSQSLAALLHGFATFDSGVRLGGVILNRVGSERHDQVLRAACDRVGLPVLGSLPRLAELEVPSRHLGLIPAVEHGSAATAAVAAMTDLVAAHVDLSAIAALARSSVTGPAWDPATAVRGPEGSHDASTGPLLADSDTRVATLLGGDSCGTAGTLPGGASRPADESVRDPLAGRDGPLIAMAGGPAFTFGYAEHRELLVAAGAHVAVFDPLHDELPTGAAGLVLPGGFPEEHAAELAANSGLLRGVADAVRHGMPVHAECAGLLYLTRSLDGHPMAGVVDADAAFGPRLTLGYRDAVALADSPLWRAGERVRGHEFHRTRLVSEPPRDPAWGWRGATGEPAREGALVRNVHASYLHTHPAGYPEAVARFVTAAAEFASSRALG
- a CDS encoding phosphotransferase family protein, with translation MTDDPDPAQRQQLTVSERDLDTLAGDLARWLDTKVSADDLPRISGLSRPQSGGMSSTTILFDAEWSAAARPERGSFVARMAPDAGSFPVFQTYDLPTQYQVMAGVAAATDVPVPGLCWLENDDEPLGAPFFVMRRVDGRVPSDNPPYVFVGWLFDATPAERLRLTHNTVEVIAKIHAIPDPAALFPALSGPGDALRRHVAAQRSWYRWGLADDGFAIPLIERSFAWLDEHWPADPGPDVLSWGDARPGNIIYREFEPVAVLDWEMAALAPRELDLGWVIFIHRFFQDLATRFGQPGLPDFLRRDDVVSRYEGLTGHTVRDLDFYLVYAALRHAIVMARVKRRMIHFGEDSDTPDRDDYVMHRAALEALLDGTYEWD